The DNA region TTAATATTCCATAAATATTAGATCTGAATTTTAATGCCTTTCATTTTAGAAATATTTTAACAATAAGACTTACCTCTGTGAATTATTTTCAAGTTTTCTTTTAAGTGGTTCAGTGCTTTAACGGTCTGTTGAAGACAAAATAAGACACATCACTTCTGTTTCCGTGATATGCATGCGTGtaaaatcaaaatgtataaGGAAAAAGTGAATCATCTACTCACCGCTAATGTTATTTTGCCTAATATTTCCTCTGGAATGACGTGATCTAATGCACAATATACATATTTGTAGAATTTGTCTAATGAGGTAGCCATAAGTTCCATACAAATCCAACAGTCCCCCTGAAACAGACAGTCAAAGGTTAGTAACTGATATCTGACGCAGCCGCAGGATTCACTGGTTATCACTGAAATATTAGATTCCATACGAGTGCTGCTACATAGTAAACACTAGGGGTGTAATGGTACACAAAATGTCTAATTCGGTATATGACttggttttgttatttttgttatttagaCACAAATTATTCTCTACTATACTTGACTAACTCGGCTAACCAGGCTCAGCCAGCTGGCATCCTACATCTCATAGACAGCAACTGTGCGCTGCCAAAAATTTGTGGGTAACTTGTGCTCTAGAATTTCTGTTCCGCATTTTAAAGTACTAGACAGTACAAGACTATTCTGACTGTCTGGGTCACAGGACGTACCAAATGTACGTTGCATAAAGAACCAAAGGTGCTGTAATGAATACAcataccgttacacccctactaaaCAATCAGTGTGGTCACAGACAAGACAGGATGATGTGGTGATTTCAGACCTCTCTGAAGAGAGCGCCGTAGAACTGAACAATGTAGGGACAGTCACTACTCCTCATCACCACGTCAAGATCCATCAGCAGCTGCTTCTGCTCCTTCTCATCCACAGTGGAGCGAATCCtctgagagacacaaacacactgacacttCAGACTTATTCTTCCTTTCCTGATCATCTACTTGTGACAATCAAAATCAGACAGAGCCATAAGTCATGTGAGAATCTTGAATAAGTGAAATAACTTCTTCAGGGCGAAATAGAAATCGGCCTTGAGGGCAATGGTAACCTCCTGTATTTTGATTCACTGTTGTTCTGGATGAGGTAAACTCAGATAAAGTGAGGAGTCTATAAGCACCTTGACAGCCATGATCTGGCCCGTGGGTTTGTGGACCATCTTGTTGACGGAGCCATACGCCCCGCGACCGATCTCCCCGAGGTCTCTTAGATCCTCTGCAGTGAAGTCACAATGCTGCTCCGGAGAGATCTTCAGCTTCCCTGACGACTCGATACTGTGTGTCCGCAGGCGCTCTCTGGAGGAGCACAGAGGACAGGATGAGTCAGGATTGGATGAGGTAACAGATAAGACAGAGTAGGAGGAAGACTCCACAGGAAGGGGAAGGAGGAGGTAGAGAAAGAGCCATGACAGGAACATGCATTATAAATTAATGTAGATAGgataaatatttaaaaccaTGTGGCTTTGTAATCTGAGATTTCCTATATGAATGGACTCTTTGAGGGGCTGATTTGAAAGTATGAAGGCAGGCTGGAAAGTCTGCTGTAGATCACTTCCTGCCTCCATCCCCCAAAATGACAAAGGTGAggatggaaagaaagacaaatatATCAACCCACCATCAGGTCAATTTGAGAAAACTTGTTTGTTCCTTGGACTGGCTGAAATACAGGATCCACTGGCCCAGATGTATTATCTAAAGCGGACAGAGTTCCCATTAGATCCCGTCACCAGCCGCCTCTACTTACATGTGAGGGTTCTGGAAAGACGGAGCCGTTGGATGGAGCGGAAGCCGAGAGGCTGGTTTCACTGGAGGGCTGGCGAAATTCAGCTTCAGAGCTTTGCGTTTACCTGGCaggacaaagagacagaaacagatacAGATTCCCAAAACATGCACACCACACTGTGGGCTCAGCCAGCTGGTACACACAGTGTGATCTCACCTCAGCAGCCACTGTCTCTACACACTTGAGATAAGCCTTTACATGAGTGCAATTAGAGATCCATGCCACAAAACTTTCATATGACCAGGTTCCAGGTATCTGTGCTTTGTACAGCTAGATCTGGCTAACAGGTCAGTTGAGATTGGTGTGGAGAAAACCTTTGTGGCATAATTTTAAGATCCTGTTTATGACCTTGGGGTTATCTCAAGCTCTTCTTAAGATCAGAGGAAGCACAAAATGCATTTTGAACACAAGCAAAGTGCCCAGATGTTCAGGGGTTCCCAATACTCAGACATTGCACCTGTTCTTTGAGCTCTAGAGGATTTTATTTCATCCAAattgtgtatttattcaagGTATTGGAATGTCAAAAAGAGCCCCATGCAGGATGCTGACATTGGAAATCCCTGTCCAAGACATTTCCATTTCCACTTTCTTAAAAATGTGCAATTCAAACCTGAACCGTTCCCTCGAGATATCAAAGTGACCCAACACTTAGATAGCACTTGATTCCAATTTAAACACAGCAAATGTGTCCGTCACCTGTAAGTGCATATTAGGATGCATCTCTAGAATATAAGTGGCGATTAGACTAGCTTCTGTGCAAAGTGCTGAGTTTAAGTGTTGGGTCGTCTTTGCCATGCCCTGTGTAACCAGCTCCTGAGTGCAAACAGATCCCTTAACCTTTAAGCCCCGGTGCAAATAAATCTCTCTTGGCCATAACTGCATTTGTGACAGTTAACAGCAGTGAACAGTGGACAGACTCCCCAACTACCAGAGCACCACACAGGCGGTGTCAATAGTATACAGTGGCTTCCTTTCACCTATTTTATCCAATTAAATATGAGCATGATAAATACATCAAGAACCTGGAGCTCAATAATGACGCTGACTGATGACTACGCAGCCAATGACTGAACAGAAACAGCTCAATGAAAGTCAGTGAGGAAAGGAAACCACTTTAGACTACTGAGGTGTACCCACAAAGAGCAGAGGTCGGTGTGCTTTGTGTGCGAGTCTATAGCTTACTTTGGGGCACTCCAGACAGGCTTATCTGAAACCCtgaagtaaagaaaaaacattttactacATTTTCTTAGGGCTTGTTTGAGTGTTAGGGGGTCACTTTCAGTAGTGCCATTCCAGCAAGAGCCAGTGCTGAAAGTGGAATACAGGGCAGGTTGCTTTGAATGGTAAAAGAAGCACCATATTTTGGAAGGTCTAGTTCAGTGCATTGCTATGCAGCTGTACCATCTGTAACTTGATATGGTTCTGTTGTATTCCCAGTGGAATTAGGGATAGTCCAGTTTTACCAAGTTTAGTCAACACTTGCCCATTAGCAGAATGTATTaaaatatttcattgttttgtttcatcTTTTTGTTACCCTCTGCAGTTATCACTTATTCATTGATCATCacttatttattattaacattaaacaataaaaatgagacagaaaagtGGCAGATGGTTTGCCAATCTCATTTTAGTGGCATATGCTAATTATAAGTGCTACATCACTGTTGACAGTTGGTGTGCTGCTGTTCTTTTGACATAACACATCACGAGGCAAAACTTTTGCACACCTGAGTTTGACAGGTGCAAAGGAGAGGACCATGGGCCGATTATCATAGAACAAAGACCTCCCACACACTGTTTGCTACACTTTCAACAATAGGAAATTCATTGGAAACAAGAACAATATATCGGTACTGAGACCTTTATCATGTTATCTTCTACTTAACTTCTGGGTAACTTTTATGTAGTTATCTTCCAGATATCTGTTATATCTGTTATCTTCTAGAATAAGTCCAAGATAATTATCTCTCTAGTTTTCTTCCAGATATTTCCTAGATAGATATCTTCTTATTATCTTCTAGATATCTCCTACATATTTATCTTCCAGATTTCCCCTAGATAATTATCTTCTAGATATCCACTCGATAGTTAGCTTTCACTTTTCTTCCAGATATCTAGGTATTCTAGGTATCTCCTAGACAGTTATCTTCTCATTATTTTCTAGGTATCACCTAGAGAGTAATCTTCTAGTTATGTTCTCAGCAAACCCTGTAAGTAAACTATTCTTGCAAGTGTGGGAGACAGTGTGTGGACGTTCTTTATTCTATTCCATAAGATATGAAATAATGATATGTTACTTGTTACAGCATCATGATATGAGGAAAATATACAATATGCGATACAAAACCCACAAAAAAGATATTACAGATATTAAAGTGTATTCAGTTTTCTGCTGCATTCACTATtctgctaaaatacaacaaattgcTTATTGAATtagaacaatgaaaaaaaatattcccTGCATTCTTTTACTCAACAAATTGAACACTGAATTGAACACAAAAggcaccaatgaaaaaaggaatTATAAGCTAATTTTCTAAATGCCGCTTTCAACTGATCCTTTCAACTAACTATAAAATCCCTGAATGCCATGCTGCTGTCATTTACGATGTGTTTATTGTGCAAGTTGACATTGTGATGAcgacaagaaaataaaattgtgCAGTCCTACTACTCATGTTCCATTGATATGTCCCACTTCTGTGGTGACAGTATGCCACATACATGATTAAGCTGTTTCACTGACATACTGCACTTCTTaccttttaaaaaagacataacTGGGaataacgttacaggactggTAATAGTGTCTTTTATCCTTTAGCATGTAGAGCAAGTATCATCTAACTCTGTGTATGTATTGTTTATTctgaccaaaccagagttggcaATTGTTAATATAGTGTAAAGACGAACAGAGATGGtttaagtcagttttattttgtttctgtcaagtttgaatgaagtgtgttttacgatacGTTAACGAGTTAAAATTACGCTAGTCTTACAACAGTGAAAGAGACCAACCTGGAATCATCAAGTGtatggttgtatttttctgtttaatacaGAAAATAGGTGTAAGAATATTTACtttcttgacatttttttgtttattttgtgtattaatTAGACTAAAAAAGCTACGAGAGCTTGTGGAATGTGGTGAACTAGCCACTTACACAAATATTATCATATACCATAAAACCCGGGTATGAAAAACAGATTATGTCCAAGCTTAATTGACAGTCTGTTTATATGTAGGAGAAGAGTAACGCACACTGCAGATTGTCTTGTTGAGGTGCTGGCGATGGAGTAGAAAACTTGAAAAATGAGGGAACGCTGCACACTCAGCTCCAAGTAAAAAAGGAATTTTATTTAGGACAACATTTCAGCACAGGGCCTTTGTCAAGTCTCAACATTTGACAAAGGCCCTGTGCCGAAACGTTGTCCTAAATAAAATTCCTTTTTTCATTTGGAGCTGACTGTGCGGCGTTCCCTCTTTTTTCAAGTCTGAATATGTGCCATAAGTCAGTCGAACAGCAGCACTGTTAACACCATAAGTTAAAAGTGGCATACCACTAAGAAGTGTCACTAAAAAAGCCACATTTTGATATctgtgctgctgaggaaaaaactCAGACAGGGCTGTTTGATGCAGTGTCTCACCGTGGGGTCTGTCTACTGTGTCTTTATACGATCATTCTAATATGGGAACAGGCAGATAAGtggataaaacaaacagaaacacaaatgatCAACAGAGGAATGTGGATGGGGAACATTTCAAGGAATCCCTTTGCCAGCACATGTCCTGATCAAACATAATATAAACACACAATCCCCAACAGCAGGCTAAAATCTTATAAAATAAGTGTGAATACCTGTTTCATTTTGACAtctccagcagctgttggttTCTGTAAGGTTTAGATAAAACATTTGATACTAGACATCTGCCACAGAGTAAGAAATACAACTCAAGATGTGTTGACCACTGGATACATGACTGAACTGCTGTTTAATAGGTATCTAAAAGTCAACCCATCAATGGACATGTCGTCCGTTATCCACCATCAACACATCCATTATCGGACACAACCCTGTCTTACTGATGTCTTTTTCCAGTAAGATTTAGCCATCACAAAAAGGTACAGCCTACTGTATGCTAACTGGTTACCAATATGCTGGGTGTGCCTGCATACAAGTGTTTATAAGTAACATAATAACTTGATTATGATCCCAAATCAGTTAACGTTACTAGGGGTGGGAGGATCGATACCAAAATATTAATACTTTTGATACCAAGCAATGATTAGTTTGTCCCTTCTACATCCTACCTGTTTGTACGATGTACTGCTTCTCCAATGCTTTTGTGTTGTCTGCGCTCAAACAACATATGCTTCACATACCATGGCCTCCAACCTGACTTGTTTAATATGACACGTAATAACAGTGATGGcctaatgaaaaagaaaagaccaTGAGAAAGAGAACTTGGAGCTGCAACTGaagagaagggaggaggagggaaatgcctcagcatccagacccccaacacagacacagagttcACTTGTCACAGTCTTTTCAAAGAGGCTGAGGCAATAATTATCCAGGTGTATGGTagtgaaattaatattttagtcATATAAGATCTGCAGCATTGGTTAGTGTTACAATCATCATAGCTGTTACTTTAGCAGACTGATTGTTCAACTCAAAATCATGACACACTGCTTTACCCTACATTAAAGTAGCCACTGTTATTAATAAAAAAGTATTGTACTGGTATTGATATCAGCGATTCAGGCCCTGTATAAGTATCGAATCAAAACTAAATTTAGTGGTATCGCCCACCCCTGAACGTTACCACAGATCCATCCACCTCAGCTGGCACTGGATGCTGCTTTGCCATTTTCTGTAAGGACTTTCTGACTTGTACCAGTGGGCACTGATGTAGCTCACATCTTATAGAGACATTCGTGACTGAATGGTCAAATAGGCAAAAACAATTCTCGGCTAACCAAAGGATTGGCTTCTTGTCCGATAATGAATTTAGAGAGCAGACTCTAGCAGTTAACTTAAATTGTACAGACCCTGCATCACATTATCAAACGACAGACATATTGTTTGAGTTACTAACGTTACATTAGCTGTGTTACAGACTGAGGTGTTTATCACATTGACGCTATCGAACGTTCACGACACACTAAACGAGAAGGACCTCGTCATGTTGTCAGGGGACTAAAGCAATATCGTTTTAAGACGATAAATAGTGCTATTATATTTAACTGTATATTCACAGACAGCGGTGCATTCAAACAGTGGCCTGGCTCAGTGGAGAGAAACACTTGAGTGTAGGCCTTGGTGCTACTTTAGCAGCCTGGTGCTAATAATATCGGTGATTAGACGTTCATAAAATGCATCTTTACGATGCCACACGTTGATTTAAGTTTTGTTTCTGGTGAAAATAGTGTCAGACTAAAGGAATGAAGACACTGTGCCTCCACAGGTCAGTCGGATCAGCAGCTAAACAGGGGTTACTGCATCACTGCTAACTGGGAGCCGTGAAGTTTCAGGCAGCTACTTCAAGCTAGCCAAAGAAAGCTAGAGCATTAGCGGAAACTACGCAATTcgctcttcaaaataaaagcgtacAGTTTGACAAGCTAACGACACGACAGAGATCATACTCGAATTCATGATGTATTTAGTTTAACAATTTGTATGATACcaagggactgttcgttataTATGAGAGGGGAGTGGGTGGTCCAAAACTTCAATTAATTTTTCAAGTATTGGAGAGGGAGTTTTTCAATCTGGCTTAAGGGAGGGACATTTAACTTTCAGTGgttgcattttatatttcttttagaCAGCCTCAGAACCCCCAAACCCACAAGTGGATTTAAAAGGCATTTTTTCTTTGAAGACTTAGAAATCACATCATTTATCATAACCAGAAACTGTGAAATATGGTTTCTAATGAgagagggtcatgcattttcccccagtcactcagggaggcataagaaaaataaaatataaaatttaacaaaaatacTTATATCTCAGAAGAAGGTTATGATCTAAAAGACAAACCCAAGAGATCACACCACAATCAGCCCCCCCTACTCTGATACATAGTGAACAGTCCCTAAGCAATAGTTGTAGTTTCTGAGTTGTCAAATTTTTAGCTTTACTAAGTGTGCAATGTCAACACCGAACCCTAGTGCTAATTTTACTATTACATATTACTATCCAGTGTTGGTCAACAACATGTCACGGATTATATAGGATTGGTGGTCAGGGTTAGAAATTAACCTCTAAGTgcacctgccactgtggctgcttgattccaaaatctaccagccactcagTAGATTGCCAATATTTTCTTTTGGCTGGCAAGTGAAACAAATCTACAACCACTTGtatattttttcctttcttcGATTTTTCCTTTCCATATTTTGCAAACATTTGACAGGTGGTTTGGCCCGTTAGTAGTGTTCACCCCCATGGCCCGCTGTATTTACTAACAGTACAAAACTTAGAACACTTGACAGTGTCAAACCGAACTCTACATTCAACGTCTACATAAGTACAACATTCAAAAATTCTCAATTAACAAAATCGCATTTATAAACATTAACAAATGTTCAATGGTATATCTTACAGACAACAACGAGgatcttattttgaaaattctGACCGGAAGTGTATGATTATTCTGTGGTTTTTTGCTTCTGGGAAGCTACAAGCTACATTTTCCTACTAATTCCAGAGTCTTCAGTAGAAATAGAAAGATGTGAAATAAAGGTCACTGCCTACCTTgcatgctgctgctctgtgtctgcgGGTGAAAATGGTGCGACGTGGATCCGactatgctgctgctgttgctggagCTTGTGGAGTTGCTGTCAGGACTGGGAGTCGCCATTGTTGTGTTGTATTCCTGTGGGCAACAGCAGCGCTCAGGCTGCAGTGCAGAGTCAAacttcctctctgcctccacCAAACGGGACACTGCGACACTTGAACGCAGCAGCTGCGCCACGGCCACGTCTGTGCCGCAGCTGCCTTCAAGGTGTGTCGGAAATACCGATATCATGACTTTATAATGTAATTGTTGACACATTTCTAGTTTTCATGCAAATAAGCACACTCTGCGTATTATACCTCCCTCTTTATCTCATCACACTCCACGTCCTATATTGTATACACCGTATCAACTCAATTTTCCACTTTTATCTTATCTAATTAAACAAACTGGTAAACACAAAAGTAGGTATGCTCCTTTAACCTGCACTGCTACTGTGATGCTGTAGCACTTGGTCCCTCCTGATTCACAGTCTTTGTGTTGTTTGAGTCACACAACTGAGTGATtagcagtgttttatttttcacttacATTTCACAGTTGCATTCTTGTCACTGTTACATGTGTCATATAGCatttagcattagcatcatTCTTGACCTTTGAAATGGTAGTTTGGCAAAATAACCCTAATTCCAGGTCCACTTTCCAGTGGTGGgatcaagtcattgttttgcaagtcacaagtaaatCTCAAGTCTTTGCCCTGAAGTCCCGAGTCAAGTCCACAGTCAAAATGAACAAAGccagactcaagtcccaaaTCCTAAGTCcttaacaagtcataatgcactcttATCCAagtgtaatgccattttaacatcagagtaatatttacaatttacaaaaaacatcagtgctttttataattttttttttgttaaatcaaGTACTTTAAACAAGTGCAACCAAGCTTAAATCATAAACAATAATGTAGATGTTGCATTTTCATAGCATATAGTGCTATTAGCCAGTACCACAGCAGAACCTGTGTtctgtcctgttttgtttttaaatgtagattTTTTTGAAATAGTAAACAGAATACTTATCGTATACGACATCCCCTACCTTAACATCCTTTTTAATCTTTTGGTTTAGCACAGGGTATCaaatattttcaagtcaaaaggttcaagtccaagtgaagtcacgagtcattggtgttcaaatccaagtcaagttgcaagtgtttttttgattttgtcgagTCTAAACTGATAAAATTTGTGCCTAAAGTCCGAGTCGTGCCTTAAGTCCACACTTCTACCACTTACTGGCTAAATTAGGgctttcaaccacatctcaTGGTCTTTATTTGTTTGCTCACTTGTCATGAAGATGCCTATTTATAAGAGAATGCCATATACAGCTACCTAATGAAGACTGAGTTGCAGTTGAAAGCTCCACAAACCTTAAGTCAAgattattttgttgtattttttaattccCTTTATACTATTTCCTTCATATTACCGATCTGAGTGTTTCTTATGTCTCTACTGTCGTCTACTGGTTATATTTTCACACAAAGCAACATCTAATTACTAACAAATGACTTGTCACCACACTGTCATCAGCAAGCAGAAACTCAAGTGTTAATGCACTGCCGCAGTGTGCAGGGTGATGTCAGACTGGGGTTCATAATCCTACCTCGAGTGaaattcaagtaaaaaaaaaactaaagtaatagAAAGTAGGAGTGTGAGAAAAAAATGATATAGTTGAGTATCATGATAttatgttttgtgttgctgtatcaatttttaaCTGATACGCAAACATTTGTAGTAGtggtttattttgtgttgtgttcaaacCCCCAACGCTAGATAGTGTTGTAATCTATCTTCAGCCATTTTACTCCTCCACTACAAAGTAACAACATATCACTAGCACAACCCAGCTGGCTGCTGACATTAAATTTGGTTGCAATGAAAATTAGGTTGACATTTTAAATACCTAATGATGTTAGGATACActgggttttgttctccataccttACAACTAAACGTCACTATTCTACATCAAGAGGACCTCGGCATGAAACACGGAAGATGTCAGATTTcaattactgaacagtacaacAAAATATCACgtcatctgtttgtttgtctgctcaAATTCTACATCAAATTGATGCTGGCATTAGacctgacattgaattttagTCATCCAACATCACAACCTAATTTCAACCAAGTATCAATGTCTAACAACGCTGCTGGCCAGCTGGGACAGAACACAAGCCTATGAAACAGGCAGTTATAAAGGGGGCACTGCTAGCTcctaaaatttgtttttttaaattgcaataTGCCTTTGCTTACAGCAATATATTCAAATTGAAATATAACCCCTATATAGTGATATGTATTGTATTATCAGCTCATTGCCAATACAAAGCCCTAACAGAATGCTTGAAGCCACCACCACTTTTCTTTAAACTTGAATGCAGCATAAGATGCCAGAGATGTGGATGGGATATTCGGCCAGACACAGATGTGCAACTACTGCTGGTGTAAAGATTTTATT from Epinephelus fuscoguttatus linkage group LG20, E.fuscoguttatus.final_Chr_v1 includes:
- the map2k4b gene encoding dual specificity mitogen-activated protein kinase kinase 4b isoform X2, with translation MATPSPDSNSTSSSNSSSIVGSTSHHFHPQTQSSSMQETNSCWRCQNETGKRKALKLNFASPPVKPASRLPLHPTAPSFQNPHIERLRTHSIESSGKLKISPEQHCDFTAEDLRDLGEIGRGAYGSVNKMVHKPTGQIMAVKRIRSTVDEKEQKQLLMDLDVVMRSSDCPYIVQFYGALFREGDCWICMELMATSLDKFYKYVYCALDHVIPEEILGKITLATVKALNHLKENLKIIHRDIKPSNILMDRKGNIKLCDFGISGQLVDSIAKTRDAGCRPYMAPERIDPSASRQGYDVRSDVWSLGITLYELATGRFPYPKWNSVFDQLTQVVKGEPPQLSNSEERQFSPKFINFVNLCLTKDESKRPKYKELLKHPFILMYEERFVDVASYVCRILDQIPASPISPMYVD
- the map2k4b gene encoding dual specificity mitogen-activated protein kinase kinase 4b isoform X4, whose amino-acid sequence is MATPSPDSNSTSSSNSSSIVGSTSHHFHPQTQSSSMQGKRKALKLNFASPPVKPASRLPLHPTAPSFQNPHIERLRTHSIESSGKLKISPEQHCDFTAEDLRDLGEIGRGAYGSVNKMVHKPTGQIMAVKRIRSTVDEKEQKQLLMDLDVVMRSSDCPYIVQFYGALFREGDCWICMELMATSLDKFYKYVYCALDHVIPEEILGKITLATVKALNHLKENLKIIHRDIKPSNILMDRKGNIKLCDFGISGQLVDSIAKTRDAGCRPYMAPERIDPSASRQGYDVRSDVWSLGITLYELATGRFPYPKWNSVFDQLTQVVKGEPPQLSNSEERQFSPKFINFVNLCLTKDESKRPKYKELLKHPFILMYEERFVDVASYVCRILDQIPASPISPMYVD
- the map2k4b gene encoding dual specificity mitogen-activated protein kinase kinase 4b isoform X1 yields the protein MATPSPDSNSTSSSNSSSIVGSTSHHFHPQTQSSSMQETNSCWRCQNETGFQISLSGVPQSKRKALKLNFASPPVKPASRLPLHPTAPSFQNPHIERLRTHSIESSGKLKISPEQHCDFTAEDLRDLGEIGRGAYGSVNKMVHKPTGQIMAVKRIRSTVDEKEQKQLLMDLDVVMRSSDCPYIVQFYGALFREGDCWICMELMATSLDKFYKYVYCALDHVIPEEILGKITLATVKALNHLKENLKIIHRDIKPSNILMDRKGNIKLCDFGISGQLVDSIAKTRDAGCRPYMAPERIDPSASRQGYDVRSDVWSLGITLYELATGRFPYPKWNSVFDQLTQVVKGEPPQLSNSEERQFSPKFINFVNLCLTKDESKRPKYKELLKHPFILMYEERFVDVASYVCRILDQIPASPISPMYVD
- the map2k4b gene encoding dual specificity mitogen-activated protein kinase kinase 4b isoform X3, translating into MATPSPDSNSTSSSNSSSIVGSTSHHFHPQTQSSSMQGFQISLSGVPQSKRKALKLNFASPPVKPASRLPLHPTAPSFQNPHIERLRTHSIESSGKLKISPEQHCDFTAEDLRDLGEIGRGAYGSVNKMVHKPTGQIMAVKRIRSTVDEKEQKQLLMDLDVVMRSSDCPYIVQFYGALFREGDCWICMELMATSLDKFYKYVYCALDHVIPEEILGKITLATVKALNHLKENLKIIHRDIKPSNILMDRKGNIKLCDFGISGQLVDSIAKTRDAGCRPYMAPERIDPSASRQGYDVRSDVWSLGITLYELATGRFPYPKWNSVFDQLTQVVKGEPPQLSNSEERQFSPKFINFVNLCLTKDESKRPKYKELLKHPFILMYEERFVDVASYVCRILDQIPASPISPMYVD